Sequence from the Magallana gigas chromosome 4, xbMagGiga1.1, whole genome shotgun sequence genome:
AAACTAATTAATTTACATTGCTTATGTTCTAGATGTTTCTGGCATCAACacatcatgtacatgttttagaGCTGTTATTCTATGGCAGACTACATGACCTTCTGACCACATGACCCCTAAGGTTGACCTACCTGTCCGAGGGCAGACAGTGACTTGTTGATGGCCGCAGCCTCCACCAATCTCTGGCCCTCCGCCTCGGTCTTTGAGATTCGTTCTGACCCCGCCAAGTCACAGAGAATCAGTGTACCCTTGGTTATTGCATTTGTGACCTTGTCTTGACCTTCAACACTCAACATCAGCAGCAGATGTGAGCGGGAACTGCACCAAACAAAAAATGGAGATTTGTAAAAACAgtttgtataatacatgtaatattatagAGTTAAACTATGAAATGTCCTGATCAGAATTACCTTAGAgtaatagtatataaatagtgcctgtttgggagggtaactgttgaaattgacaccctgagagaaccattgtcaacctccgctgtGCTGAATTCTACAGCCAAccatacgcgcataatttacgcacatgtagcaattcgttgtgttacccgttgccaaatgtgttgctaacgctgagggttaatagaacggattaccaactgtgtctaaaccaatcagatttcagtatttaacttgaaattataataataaatgttggtgcattttttaagtttgttctATAATACCGGTGCATTTATTTGGTTTAGACAATATAATATACAGTTAATGACTGGGTATGAGGGCAAGATATGAATTGTTTGACCTGAAACTGCAGGCCGAAGGCAACATTTTACCTTCAGgtcaaacaaaatatatgttgCCCAAAACCCAGTGaataactgttttgttatacccttCAGTTACATTAAATGCCTTAAAATCCTGTGACGCCCTTTTtcgtatcatatcaaacaacaACTCTCTCTGCACTTAACCTCAGCTATTTCCGTTCTGCCGAGTTCGGACAAAAATTAATTAGCTGTGACGTTGCGGTCAAACAATTTCGAAGTTGGACTGGTAGACTGGTCAACACCGAAATTGTCAGACCGGTGAAATATCATTCAATTTACTGcactttttattaattatagagaagattaaacaataaacaatgcATTTACTGACAGGatttttttatagtgttttgattaaaatgtttatgtatattaataaattccaaaatttagaagcaatccttttttttttcacactaACTGACCTGGTAGAGTTCATTTTAGTGGACGCCACGGTGCGGTTCTTGTCTCCCTGAGCCATTGTTTTCTTGATGTCGTCCAGATTACGGATCACGACCTCCTTCAGATTGGGGATGGACACCTTGTTCCCGGCCGTCCTCAGTTCCAGAGGCTTAGCGTCCGTCGTCAACAGGTCCTGTATGGTCTCATTGTAAATCTCTATCAGTGACACCTGGGAGGAAAATTAATTTAACATGATAAGGAAGAAGATGGATAGGTCTTGTGTGGTTCCAaagctgatttttttaattttgtcgtTACTGATATACATAATTCTGTAATTACGAAGAGAAACGTTGATGTTTTTAGCTCTGGTATGACTGTGACCTGGGATACTGATTGTCAAAGAAGAACTACCTTCTAAGCCTCTTTTAAATAAATGCCATGTtgataaaaataagacattgaTTGAAAATAAGACATTGACTTTGGTCAAAAGACTAAAGGTCCATGTCATAACACATCATCTGGTCATGAAAACCTTTGCTAAGAATGAGATTcttatgtttcttttttaaaaaagtgactGACTGGACACACAAAAGCAACAGACAGACAGTCATTATGATTTCAAATAACCGCATCCTCTTTGACTTCAAGGGCAATATTAAATGTTGTGAGGTGTCTACTGTACTAACCTTCAGTGTGTAAGTCACGGTTTCCGCCCTCTCTTTACAGACATCAAACAGCTCCTTCATAGCCctagaaaataaaacagtaaatTTAACTTCACATGCTTATTACAGTAACAGTGACAGAGGGAGTCAGCGGTTTGAATGATCTGGCTTCTCTAAGACTTTGACAGCAGCTGCCTGACCTGATGTTGATTCCTGGGTTGTTGTCAGGTCCCATCATGGTGAATGTTTTTCCTGAGCCGGTCTGTCCGTACGCCATCAGACAGACATTGTATCCATCCACACAGGAAGTGATGATACCCTTAGTGTCACCGAAGATCTACAAGTTAACCATCACAGTTAGAGCACGCAGCTAATGGTAGGTAATTTGTATATAAGAATATATCAAAAAGtcgcattttatttttttcatagttaTTTCAGCATgaagtatttttcatttatttttaagacCTGTGTACAATGCTTACTGAATAAATAGCTATGTAACATTTTCAACATAAAGGGACCACAGAATTTACAGTCTCATGTAAAAGCTTTTCCTTCCTTCCATATAGTGGGGTTTGAACACCTAGCTAGCACAAAGATTGTGTTCCTTGTTAGATGGCATTGAAATGGACATAAGTCACTTGCTTCAGGGTATGACTGAATAATCTCCCTAATTTCATGACTTTCTTTGGTTACAAGGTACGACTGCCATAAGTATATTTACCTGTTCTTGTGTGGAGTTAGGATCGTAGACTTTgtcaaaagaaaacattttcttctgcTGGTTGTTGTCAGTGGCAACAATGTCGCTGTCTGTGGGGAACTTGAGACAACAGCCAGCCCTGTCGTCACGCCGGGCACGACAGAACACGCGGATGTTTCCTCGCAGCTCTTGTAACTGTCAATATTAGAAATTATTAAACGTAAGAAAATAAACAGCAGAATTTAAAGTACACAAATatcattgataaattattttttattgtagcTGTTTTTAACATGAGTGAAATCTTTGCTTAGATTTATATACCAAGAATAGGATTGTCATTCAATTTATTGCTTAGTCTACTGTTCActatttgacctttgactaacTGAGCCTTTGACCTACTGACCTGGTTATAGAGGAGCTTCCGCTGCATGGCCTCCTTCCTGTAGAGAGCCCGGATTTCCTCCATCTCCTCCTGACTGCCGCTGCTGCTTGACTTGACGTTCTTCATACCGTCAATGGCCTAAAGACAGATTTCTCATCACTGCATTTATGTATTACTATGTGGTCAGAATTGAGGGTTATTTAAGAGTTTAACCAAAAATAGTACACCCTGCTAGATTACTGGTGCAAAGTTTAATGAGACAAGATTTAGCTTTCATTACCTTAGACATCTGGCCCCTGAGAACATCAAAGTAGCGCTGGACGTCCATCTTGAGATGAACTTGTGACTTGCGGAGCTCCTTGGCCGTGTTGTTGAGTAACAATATATCCTCTGGATCCACGGTTTCCTCCTTTACTACCTGAGTTACCACCTACAGAAGTTAACACTGTGTATGTTATCCAATGGCATGTACAATATTCCAGTACTAAGTTTAAGTGTAAAATACATGACATTGTGTAACCTATAATAACATCAATATAATGCAAAAAGCTATCAATTAACCTGATATGGTAAATGAATTTGTGTCAGGTTGTGCATATTTTTGTGGGCTGTTATAAATGCCCAACAAATTTAGCTTAAAAGTTTTAGATAAAAGATTATCCACTTGAGAAGTTTTGGGTCAGTATTTAACTAAACAAGTCATGTGTCAGTAATTATTTACTGGTATTTAGGGTCAGTAGTTATTTACCTGAGGAGTTTTGGGTCAGTAGGTATTTACCTGAGGAGTTTTTGGTCATTAGTTATTTACCTGAGGAGTTATGGGTCAGTATACGTAGTTATTTACCTGAGGAGTTTTGGGTCATTAGTTATTTTAAATTACCTGAGGAGTTTTGGGTCAGTAATCACTTACCTGAGGAGTTTTGGGTCAGTATTCACTTACCTGAGGAGTTTTGGGTCAGTAATCACTTACCTGAGGAGTTTTGGGTCAGTAATCACTTACCTGAGGAGTTTTGGGTCGCTGCATGGCTGTCTTTGGTCTGCTCTGCTGGAGGGACATCAGCTGAGCCTCGTGTTGCTTGTTCTCCACTTCTAGCTCCATAATCTTCTCTTCTTGTTCGTTGAccttaagaagatttttattacTTGTAAAACTCTACCTGTTCCACTGCTTTATTCTGTCTAAGTAGACCATACTGTTGTCAACTGTTTAATCCATTTATTGCAGCCATATTATTGTAAACTACTCTTAAGTCTGACCAATGAGGCCCCACTGTTATCATCCACTCACCAGTTTCTCAGCCTCCACTCGGGCCGTTCTCTCCTGTTTCAGGGATTCTTCCTACAAGCAACAAATATCACATAAATTATGGTTAAAGTGCCATTATTGTGTGATGGAAAATTCTACAGACAATGTATGGCATTGCCTTAgagaatttttcttttgttttcaaatataagaAACAATGCATACCCTCAATTGATTTtcatatatgatatacatgtaactgtaataCCATTGAgtctttattttaatcaatgatGAAATTAGAACAACATCAAAACCATATTTCCTCAATGtccctttgaccttgacctttgactatCAATGACATTGACCACTCACCACTTCCTTTAACTGCATCCTGAGTTTTTCAATAGTGTCATCCTTCTCTTCAACTGCTTTGGCTTCCTTGTGAGTTTTGGGGGCTTTTAACCAGGCTAgaatattaaacattaattcAATGTTAATCctcaaaattgaaaatgaaaattctgtattaataaataatgaaCTGCCTTAACTGTTGCAATTTTGAtactgatatgaccttgactttggtCAAATGGCCAAAAATCAGTCATGACACATACAAGGAAGCTTAGAAGAACCAACAATGTTAAATTCTTCTTGTAATGAAAACCATAAATCCGGTTTGGGGTTTTTTCCGCATGTCACAAATTATGCAAAAATGGGAAAAATGTgcagcatttttaatttgcatcagtcatttttgtgatttaaaaagtttcttctAGGAAATAATACACTATTTTATTTCTGCGTATTTCTGCGTAGCCAATAATCtgtgttaaaagaaaaaatgactaGATATATTGGTTCTACTGCACATTAATCAGCTCAACTTACGATCCCCCTCCAGATACAGGTACGTGGACATGCATTCGTCTGGGTCATAGTTACACTGCCGTAGGAGGGCCAGGATGTCCTGCCTGTCCCCCCAGGTGGGCAGGGCTTCCTCCACCTGGTCCACCAGCTTACTCACCATCTCATGATGGAGCTCCCACCCAGTGGGCAGCCTCATCCACTGGCCCTGGGTGTGGTCGTAGAAACAGTGGATGTTGTGCTTCCGCTGAAAGAGACAGGAGAATATAAACATGTAACTAAGTGTATTCAACTTCAAAATCAATGTATGATATATCAATCCTTCTAATGAATAGTGTCTTAATGCAAATAAGCAAGGAAGTGCCGCAGTTCATCACTTTTTGCTAGGCAACCTCTTTTTTACatacaaatttttttcaatacatgttTCAGTACAGCTTCACCGAGGTCCCcatttctttatttctcattGTAAAGTGAGATTTACCTGGAATATATAGGTGGGGATCCGGCCTCTCTTTGGGTGGTTGAGGACGCCCTCTCTGTCATCCTGACCACTTGAGGACTGTGCCTGGGGCCGGCCCCCGGACGCCCCCGCCCCAGACGATGATTGTTGCTGCTGTTGCTGTTGCTGGCGCCGCCTGTTCTCCTGTCAAGCAATACCACAATAAGCATTAGCATTGCCAAGCTTACTGTTGCTTGAACATTGAACATTGAGCAATTTGATGGATTTAGTGTTGAGTGtatcataaaatcaaaaattcatatttgaaaaGTGATTGTCAATGACATTATGTATCTGTGATGTGATACTGCATGTTtaattccacaaaaattgatgtcAATATATATCAATGGAAACACAGTATCACGTTTTAAAACTCTAAAGGTCTAATAGACCATGATGAAATATtatgatttaaagatattttaacaCTGATTTGaaagtgaattttatatttttttgattcTTGTTCAATATGCTTAAACTcttctttttcaaattcaaaacatgATCATTTGATTTAAGCCAATGAGATCTTACGTTTTCCTGGTCTTTGACCACCGAGTTGGTGATAAGTAATCCCTCGTTGTACCATCTCTTGGGGAACGGTTGCCATTCCTGTCAATCagtgaaaatacaaaaaactgTACTTGTTCCAAGAAACGAATCCTTACGATAACCAGAATAGAACGAAAATGTAAGTAAACTAAGAcattctaattaaaattattttttaatgatctcTACTCCatgattcataaataaaacatgaccAAGGAGACTAGATGTAATTAGCAACATAAATGTTCATATTCTAAACTCTATATAATGTGTcaatatccattttttttatatgaattgtaatataaaattttcCTACTCATGAAACAGTAGAAGTCTGACCGCCCCAAGCTACAAGTTATTTACCCAGAACAGATCTGGGCTCATTAAAACACAGAAATAGTAGACAAACTAAAAGTATATAACATTACTGGTAGTTAATAATTGATTGaaagtttttataaattttgtgaTTCCTCACCTTTGACCCCCAGTCGTCAAGGTAAAACCTCATTCCATCTAGGTACATACACTGGAACTCTTTGCCGCTCTTATGATAGAACGTCTCAAATATAATGTCCTCACGACCCTAGGGTAAAGaacaaaatcttttatttaCCAAATGTGATGCACAGAATATTCCTATCTTGTCATACCTTGGCCCAAtgtaaatgatttataattaatCTCAGTATTTGGTCTGtgaaaaagcagaaaaaaacccaaagatataaacaatatataatttatagtaATTTATTCTGACATCTTTTCACCGAAATGACTCCATGTGCATGCAAGTTCTTATAAAAGCAAtttaatttatgaattaatacaatGTTTTAGTACTGTAGACGTGGAAAACATAAcggtgtttttaatttcactatgttcacgGTTGGACTATTTTCCGTGAATTTAACAACATCGTGTACATTTTGATAGTTGAGTTCAATTATGATCctttttatcctttttataaagagttatttttttaaaggggggggggggggggaattgaGTCATTTTGTGAAGGGACCAAATTTTGCTATGTTagaaattaaaggggcatggccacgattttggttgaattctatttttctgtttttattatttacaatgctttaggaatgcatttctaatgatcaactgAAATTTAAGAGTCAGTTGCAGAGTTATACGCTAGATACAGGGCTcccaattctttgtcatgtaaacaaggttcgtgccctgtatttgtttacataggttcaatataccagtaaaacatctttttcgagctgatttgtctatcttcttattcattttaagcataaagaaccagtttctaacgtttaacacaaaTTTTAGGTATAAAACTGGGATTTTtgcttcaacattcaaaatgtaaacaaaatttatgtttacatagcaaagaattgtaagctctataactcgcttataactcaaaaatgacacgcaaattttggttgcctattaaaaataccttactaaaacatagtaaacattaaaatccgaaaaacaacttttgaccaaaaccgtgaccatgcccctttaattattgtatataaacCATTGtcattaaaaacttttataaacaaaagattGGTTTATCACAATGAACCTTTTTCAGTAAAAACATTCATAAGCGGtttataattaacatttttttataaagacatgctgcattattaaattaataaacaaagtaAAGTATATTCAAAAGAATAACACATAATTCACAGTCAGATACTATAGTATAAACCAGATattaactagaggtactgtgagcaagctcacaattgataccccccgctaagaaaatattcataccgcgtgtatttttgctattatagaaaatattggaataatctatttcactgtccattttctatacataacaactgctttatttttgaaaactgttaatttttagcttctaatatttccattaatacaagacatgacacagacagaatttagcttttttgaaacaatgaccttgaactttctcaaatgaccttgggtcaaggtcatgacacacccttaggtcataagcaatctttgtgtgaagtaaaaactcccaatgtttccccattagaaagatatggaccggacacaaattttgcactttttctgccagtgaccttgaccttgcccgaatgaccttgggtcaaggtcatgacacacccttaggtcataagcaatctttgtgtgaagtaaaaacttccaatgtttctccataagaaagatatggaccggacacaaattttgcactttttctgccagtgaccttgaccttgcccaaatgaccttgggtcaaggtcatgacacacccgtaggtcataagcaatctttgtgtgaagtaagaacttccaatgtttctccataagaaagatatggaccagacacgattgcacagacagacgcaCAGACGGAcgtacagacagacggacggacggacggacggacaagttGATTCCTATaaacccccccaaactttgtttgcgggggatATAAAAATACTGTTCCCCCTTTACCATCCTGGTATTAATGTGGTTATGAGTGCAATCTTTTAAGTTCAACACATCAAACCATTCCTGTGTTAATGTTAACTCGACAATCCAAGCTTCAGTTTGATCTTTGTCCACATTACATCCACTACTTCGTGAccattaatattacaaacaaagtACTAAAGGGGGTCCTAGCTTCCCTAACAGTCCTATACAAGGGGACAAACTCATACAAACCACTTAGAGTGTTATAATGCATGAATCTATAAAGTGTCTTGCACGTtggtttacatgtaaacaagtCTCTCTCTCCCAtatctctcctctctctctctctctctttgttgGTTTCTAGCTTCTAGATTGTCTGTCTACTGTAAATGTGGTTATTTACGCTGGTGGTTAATTACATGTTTTCTGGAGTTAAATAATATGCCAGGGTATTAAATACGTGGATGCATGATTTACCACAAGCAAGTTTTACCTTTTTTACCATCCACACTGGGGTATTTTACCTCGTATTAAACTAATGTTTTAGAATTATTTCCTAGACGCATAAATAACGACTTTTACAGTAAGTGCCTGTCTGTCTCCCTGTCTGACATGTGTCTCTCTTTCTGTCTATCTTTCTGTGTGCGTGTTGCCACAATTCAATATCATGgttcatttattatttaaaaaaaaactttacattaaaacaccAACACGTTCTTTAAATACAAGAAaggtaaaaatcaatattagcCCCATCTCCTCTCAGACTGACTTTACTCTGACCCCAACGCTGCAGCTAGCCAGCTGGAAAGCCATTTCCTACACTGCTGGTCTCAAACCACCTTTACATGGTGACAATATGGATTTctaatttacaattttcaaatgACTCCTGCAAGGCTACAAGAATATTACTCCTTGTAGGCCAATGACTTGATCAATACACCAGGTAAATCAAGGCACAGCGATCACTGATCCTCACATCTTACAATACCCAGGTATTGATATAAGTTATATCTATACCaagatgtaaatatttggttCAAACCATGGAAAAGCCTCAACTAGGGATTAATAAGACAATTAGTTCTCCTAGAACATGCCAATGTTTATGAAGTTAGCTGTCATATCTTTTGCTGTGGCACACACTGCTTGcagttcatacatgtatgactcATCTAAAATATTCTGAATAAAGGAATTAGATTTTGAAGAAATCTATAATCATCCATATCAGATTTTGATTAAACACATGTGCAAGGGTGGAATAAAATTGCCTTTTTCAACAGtaattttgatatgataatACTTAATTTTGGTTAATGATGTTATGACCCTGACCTTAGTCAAATGACCTTCATAGCTCAACTTCAAATCATGATTAACCTTTTTGCCAAGTTTGAGCTACTGATGGTGTTTTTCAAGTTATGGATCAGACATAAAAGTAGGATCagaagacagacagacagacagaattTGCACATGAAAGGTTTTGAGGGATAATGCTGACTTACACATGAACACAAATGACAATGACTAAAAATCCTGGAGCTCTGATGGTATCTGAGAGCATGCATGCGTCTAACAGACACTATTTTGTATACACGAACAGATTCTGCCTTATAGTGCCATTATAAATTTTCTGGTTAGACTctgcatacaagaacagaatCAGCCGACAAGGTCCCTGTGACTTACAACACTGATGCTTTGTTTGCTATGTTTTAGTTTTCTCTGAACATATTTTGTATACAAGAACAGATTCTGTCTTCACTAAGCTTTTTTGGTATCAGTTTTTCTCTTAATACTAGATTCTGCGTACAAGAGCAGAATCCACCTACAAGAACCCCATGACTTACAACGCCTGCACTCTGCTCAGCAGCATTGTTTCTCTGTCCGCCTGCTGCCTCCATTCTCTCTGTGGCCTGTTGACCCCCTGGTCCTGACCTCTGTTGACCTGTTGAATCTTGACCCTGGTTTCTCTGTCCTGGAGAACTACCCTCCTTCCCAGAACTAGTTTTGTCTGGTGCTCCTTCTTGCTTGGTTCCCTGTGGGATTTTAGAGTTCCCCGCAGCCTCCACCTGTTGGTTGGCCGAGGCCTGGCCTGATCCAGTTAATCCCTGACTTGAACTTTGACCCTCACTAATCCTTTGTTGATTACTACCAGTAATCTGTGCCTTTCGGCCTGTGTTTGTGGGGTTGCTAGTTTTGGGAGGGGGCTTGGAGGATCCAGACCCCATGGCTTGTTTCAGACTTACAGATAGCTGTGTTTCCTGTCATAGTCACTGAATTGTCATCCACTGTATATCACTCCCCTGTTGTGAAGGGATTAGGTAAACCTTTACCCTCCAAAAAATCACTGACTTCAACAACAAGACACAAAATCACACAGCCTCTCTACCCTCAGCAGCGGTAAAATTTCtccttcaaattttattttcactcCAAAAGATCCGGCTCGTTTTAAGAGAAACCTGTTGAATTTTCCTGTGCTATTATCCAGGACTATTCAACCGCAATGACAAAGTATTGATTGATTGTTATGTTAAGGTTTACGGAGGCCATTTAAATGATCTACCCAAAAGAATTGTCTACGGAGACCTTTTGCAATCGCTGTTTAATACATGATGCATGCACGAATTGCCAATGAAATGTTACACTTTTCAAATAAGTTTAAAAGACATGCAGTAATTGATTTGTACTTTTGAAAGTTACTTTAGTTAGTACATTTATTGCCtcatgaatatttcatttaacaattaaaCATGCTTTTGGACACAGActttatatacatataccaGAAAGAGTGTAAGAACATGTTCTGAAAATTAAACgttctaaaaaaattaaatgtccaAATGTTCATTTGTCTTAAAGCTAGTCAAGTCTTTTTAAATCCGGTCCTTTGTAACCGTAAAACAAACTAGGTCAATATATGGTCATAATCCTTTACAAGTGTTACAAAAGCATGCAGATATCTGCttaaataaaacagtttgaagACTATAGTGGGTGAACATCATGACTGTAGTTTTAGTTTGTATGACTGTTGCCAGGATTTTCCTGGCTGGTGGTCCAACGAGAACAAATGGTCATATGGTACACCGCAGTTGAAACGTACCGTCTTGACTTGCTACCTTAATTAAATTACTGTCAAACAATTAGTGACAAAAACTTATGGAAATTTAAAGAGATGTACGTTATAACACTGATGCTCCTGAgtgataaatgtttaaatagaaACAAGAAGTCCATTGGTCATAATGATCACCTGATCATTATCATTTCTCTCAGAATTCAGTTCACATAACTTAATCTTAATACATATCTACAACTAAAACTGATTTCCTAAACAAGATTTCCAGTTGTCAGCAAATATTATCattactctttttttttaaatcagaaattaaaaactagttcaattattttcatcatacatgttatataaaaattattgtcatataatgttgaaatttaaaaggaTAAAATCTGGTAATGAATACGACATTATTGAAACAGTAGATACACAGTACATCACAATAAGGTAAACAACACTTGCATGCACAATATTGACATGCATTAAGTGAATAGAGGGGTGAAGGGGGAAAGGTCAGGGTTACAGGGTGGGGGTATAAATTAGGTCAGAAAAGGTTTGTAAGTTAAAGAAGACAATAAGATTTCATTCATGCAAACACTTGACAGCCAGCACACTGGACTAGATGGGTGTTTCAGAGGAAGCTTAATTACGGGACAGAGCTTATAGGGTCAGAAAGGGGTTATCAAATCCAAAACTTGTACATGCATAAAACCAGAATATAAGTTTCACAAAACCATCAGCGGTCGGGGTTAGGGTAAAGCACACATTGATAACACAACACGCTGCTCACCGCCTCCTCCTGGCCTGATGGTT
This genomic interval carries:
- the LOC105348419 gene encoding kinesin-like protein klp-3 isoform X2, which codes for MGNGASADESPNAIRVQATPTPRDNRTQNGGPPDRARRKGGGFQEVEMQHASQNNTPRQSNTPRQNANRPGQSSEGRSQRQSQPGGSTQRQGQAPGGSTPRQHGQGNQRGSSQPSGQEEAGREDIIFETFYHKSGKEFQCMYLDGMRFYLDDWGSKEWQPFPKRWYNEGLLITNSVVKDQENENRRRQQQQQQQQSSSGAGASGGRPQAQSSSGQDDREGVLNHPKRGRIPTYIFQRKHNIHCFYDHTQGQWMRLPTGWELHHEMVSKLVDQVEEALPTWGDRQDILALLRQCNYDPDECMSTYLYLEGDPWLKAPKTHKEAKAVEEKDDTIEKLRMQLKEVEESLKQERTARVEAEKLVNEQEEKIMELEVENKQHEAQLMSLQQSRPKTAMQRPKTPQVVTQVVKEETVDPEDILLLNNTAKELRKSQVHLKMDVQRYFDVLRGQMSKAIDGMKNVKSSSSGSQEEMEEIRALYRKEAMQRKLLYNQLQELRGNIRVFCRARRDDRAGCCLKFPTDSDIVATDNNQQKKMFSFDKVYDPNSTQEQIFGDTKGIITSCVDGYNVCLMAYGQTGSGKTFTMMGPDNNPGINIRAMKELFDVCKERAETVTYTLKVSLIEIYNETIQDLLTTDAKPLELRTAGNKVSIPNLKEVVIRNLDDIKKTMAQGDKNRTVASTKMNSTSSRSHLLLMLSVEGQDKVTNAITKGTLILCDLAGSERISKTEAEGQRLVEAAAINKSLSALGQVFTALRTSQLHVPYRNSKLTQILQPSLGGDAKACLFVNVSPDVNNFSETVSTLNFGSNAKQIALGQAKQNIRKGPQ
- the LOC105348419 gene encoding kinesin-like protein klp-3 isoform X3 — translated: MGNGASADESPNAIRVQATPTPRDNRTQNGGPPDRARRKGGGFQEVEMQHASQNNTPRQSNTPRQNANRPGQSSEGRSQRQSQPGGSTQRQGQAPGGSTPRQHGQGNQRGGREDIIFETFYHKSGKEFQCMYLDGMRFYLDDWGSKEWQPFPKRWYNEGLLITNSVVKDQENENRRRQQQQQQQQSSSGAGASGGRPQAQSSSGQDDREGVLNHPKRGRIPTYIFQRKHNIHCFYDHTQGQWMRLPTGWELHHEMVSKLVDQVEEALPTWGDRQDILALLRQCNYDPDECMSTYLYLEGDPWLKAPKTHKEAKAVEEKDDTIEKLRMQLKEVEESLKQERTARVEAEKLVNEQEEKIMELEVENKQHEAQLMSLQQSRPKTAMQRPKTPQVVTQVVKEETVDPEDILLLNNTAKELRKSQVHLKMDVQRYFDVLRGQMSKAIDGMKNVKSSSSGSQEEMEEIRALYRKEAMQRKLLYNQLQELRGNIRVFCRARRDDRAGCCLKFPTDSDIVATDNNQQKKMFSFDKVYDPNSTQEQIFGDTKGIITSCVDGYNVCLMAYGQTGSGKTFTMMGPDNNPGINIRAMKELFDVCKERAETVTYTLKVSLIEIYNETIQDLLTTDAKPLELRTAGNKVSIPNLKEVVIRNLDDIKKTMAQGDKNRTVASTKMNSTSSRSHLLLMLSVEGQDKVTNAITKGTLILCDLAGSERISKTEAEGQRLVEAAAINKSLSALGQVFTALRTSQLHVPYRNSKLTQILQPSLGGDAKACLFVNVSPDVNNFSETVSTLNFGSNAKQIALGQAKQNIRKGPQ
- the LOC105348419 gene encoding kinesin-like protein klp-3 isoform X1: MGSGSSKPPPKTSNPTNTGRKAQITGSNQQRISEGQSSSQGLTGSGQASANQQVEAAGNSKIPQGTKQEGAPDKTSSGKEGSSPGQRNQGQDSTGQQRSGPGGQQATERMEAAGGQRNNAAEQSAGVGREDIIFETFYHKSGKEFQCMYLDGMRFYLDDWGSKEWQPFPKRWYNEGLLITNSVVKDQENENRRRQQQQQQQQSSSGAGASGGRPQAQSSSGQDDREGVLNHPKRGRIPTYIFQRKHNIHCFYDHTQGQWMRLPTGWELHHEMVSKLVDQVEEALPTWGDRQDILALLRQCNYDPDECMSTYLYLEGDPWLKAPKTHKEAKAVEEKDDTIEKLRMQLKEVEESLKQERTARVEAEKLVNEQEEKIMELEVENKQHEAQLMSLQQSRPKTAMQRPKTPQVVTQVVKEETVDPEDILLLNNTAKELRKSQVHLKMDVQRYFDVLRGQMSKAIDGMKNVKSSSSGSQEEMEEIRALYRKEAMQRKLLYNQLQELRGNIRVFCRARRDDRAGCCLKFPTDSDIVATDNNQQKKMFSFDKVYDPNSTQEQIFGDTKGIITSCVDGYNVCLMAYGQTGSGKTFTMMGPDNNPGINIRAMKELFDVCKERAETVTYTLKVSLIEIYNETIQDLLTTDAKPLELRTAGNKVSIPNLKEVVIRNLDDIKKTMAQGDKNRTVASTKMNSTSSRSHLLLMLSVEGQDKVTNAITKGTLILCDLAGSERISKTEAEGQRLVEAAAINKSLSALGQVFTALRTSQLHVPYRNSKLTQILQPSLGGDAKACLFVNVSPDVNNFSETVSTLNFGSNAKQIALGQAKQNIRKGPQ